CACCGTGGATGAATCCCATATCAATTCCATTCGCTTTGCCAATCTGGATGAAACAGTCACCACCATGTTTCCACTGCTCCAGCCTGCCATGGAATCCATTGCAGACCAGATCATCGACACCCAGTCTCTGGAAGGACTCTCTTATCCGGAGGATACACCTTATACCTCACAGGTTCTGGTGGAAACCATTCAAAAGACCCTGGAGAAGGCAACCCGCTAAAATCGAATCACCCCCGCTAAGACGTACAGCCTGTCGGCTGGCTACGCTCTGCGGGGGTGCATCACAAGGTCTTACTTTTTCTTTTCTTTAACCTTCTACGATCAGATACTGTCCGTTTGGAAGCGGAAAGACTTCAGAAGCCTCTTCCAGTTCTTCAGAAGACATGCCATCCACGTCCATTCCATTTTCCTCAAAATATTCTCTGACTTCATCCAGTGATTCCACAACCACTGCCATACAGTCTTCCAGAAAAGCCTCAGCTTCAGGAATCGTCTCCGCAACCGGCTCGTCAAAGAGCTGTCCCTGGTTCTCTAAAAATGTCATTACGCACTCTTCATCATACTCGTACACGTCAAATTCCTCCCTTGTTTATCTCCTCTAATATCTGAACCGGCCGGTCTAAAAGGATGGTTGCTCCTGCTTCTTTCAGTTGCTCAACGCTTCGAAATCCCCAGGTAACGCCCAGCGTCTTCATCCTGGCAGCCGTTCCCGTGGCAACATCTACTTCGGAGTCTCCAATGTATACACATTCTTCCGGTTTCACCCCAAATTTCTCTGCGATCTGAATGGCTGCATAAGGATCCGGCTTTCTCGGAATCCCTTCCTGCTGTCCCTGTACCCAGTCAAACATCTCTTTTCCGAAGACTTCTTCCACCACATGAACTGCCTGTCGGTGCGGCTTGTTGGAAAGTACTGTAAGTTTCATCCCCTTTTCTTTTAATGCCTGCAGCAATTCCACGATTCCATCGTATGGGGTCACATGATACGTACAGTTTGCATCAAACACTCTGTCATAGACTTCCATTCCTTCTTCGATTCTTGAAAGAGTCGTATCCCCGGAAGCTTTTAACGCCTTCTCGATCAGAACACGGGATCCGTTTCCTACAAACGCTCTGCATTTGCTTCGCTCCAGAGCCGGATATCCCATCTCTTCCAGGGTAAGATTCACAGAGTACGTCAGAGAATCCAAAGTGTCCGTCAAAGTTCCATCCAAGTCAAAAATACATAATCGAAACATACCTTTTCTCCTTTTGTTCAAACGCCAGTTCTGACACTATCCCTATCATAGTATGAACCGATTAAAATTTCAACCTGAAAATCGTTTCTCTGGCGGTTTTCCGTTTTACTTTCCCGTCAGATATTGTTTCATGATCCGGAGAGCATTTTTCTCCAGACGGCTGACCTGTGCCTGAGAAATAGCGATCTCCTCCGCCACCTCCATCTGTGTCTTTCCCTCGAAGAATCGCAGGTTGATAATGTACCGTTCCCGCTCATTCAGGCGTTCCATCGCCGCTTCCAGCGACAATTCCTCTACCCAGTTTTCCTCCCGGTTCTTTCGGTCGCTGACCTGATCCATCACATAGAGCGTATCTCCTCCTTCGCTGTAAATCGGTTCATAAAGACTGACCGGCAACTGAATCGCATCCAGGGCAAAAACAATCTCTTCCTTCGCAATCCCGATCTCCTCAGAGATTTCCTGAACCGTAGGTTCTTTCAGATTCTTTTTCACATAGCCTTCTTTTGCATAGATGGCTTTGTATGCAATATCTCTCAGCGATCTGCTGACCCGGATGGAACTGTTGTTGTCTCTTAAATATCTCCGAATCTCACCGACTATCATCGGAACTGCATAGGTCGAAAACTTCACCGCACGCTCCGGTTCAAAATGATCCACCGCCTTCATCAGTCCCACACAGCCGATCTGAAACAGATCATCCGCATTTTCATTGCTGGCAGAAAACCGTTTAATCACACTGAGTACCAGACGTAGATTTCCTTTGATATAGGTATCTCTTGCCTCCTGATCCCCCTCTTTGATCCGCGCAAATAAAGCTTCCTTCTCTTCTTCATTCAAGAGTGGAAGCTTCGATGTATTCACCCCGCATAGTTCAACTTTATTCAGAGCCATAGCAAAAATCCTCCTGGTAAAATGTTCTACTAGAATTTTTCTCACTATGGCTCTTTCCTATGCGTTTCTTAAAAAATTAAAAAAAGTTTTAGTCCTTGACACGTTTCCATTTCTCCGCCAGATTCAGAATCTGTGCCTCGAATTTTGCACAGTCCTTGTTGGCAAGTCCCTCGTTCTGATAGATCACATCCATCAGGAGACGTCCTGCTGCCACCAGTCTTGCAAAGACAGAATCCGCCTTTCTT
This window of the Mediterraneibacter butyricigenes genome carries:
- a CDS encoding glyoxalase; amino-acid sequence: MYEYDEECVMTFLENQGQLFDEPVAETIPEAEAFLEDCMAVVVESLDEVREYFEENGMDVDGMSSEELEEASEVFPLPNGQYLIVEG
- a CDS encoding HAD family hydrolase → MFRLCIFDLDGTLTDTLDSLTYSVNLTLEEMGYPALERSKCRAFVGNGSRVLIEKALKASGDTTLSRIEEGMEVYDRVFDANCTYHVTPYDGIVELLQALKEKGMKLTVLSNKPHRQAVHVVEEVFGKEMFDWVQGQQEGIPRKPDPYAAIQIAEKFGVKPEECVYIGDSEVDVATGTAARMKTLGVTWGFRSVEQLKEAGATILLDRPVQILEEINKGGI
- the sigG gene encoding RNA polymerase sporulation sigma factor SigG, producing MALNKVELCGVNTSKLPLLNEEEKEALFARIKEGDQEARDTYIKGNLRLVLSVIKRFSASNENADDLFQIGCVGLMKAVDHFEPERAVKFSTYAVPMIVGEIRRYLRDNNSSIRVSRSLRDIAYKAIYAKEGYVKKNLKEPTVQEISEEIGIAKEEIVFALDAIQLPVSLYEPIYSEGGDTLYVMDQVSDRKNREENWVEELSLEAAMERLNERERYIINLRFFEGKTQMEVAEEIAISQAQVSRLEKNALRIMKQYLTGK